A genomic region of Capnocytophaga canimorsus contains the following coding sequences:
- the galE gene encoding UDP-glucose 4-epimerase GalE → MKKIVVTGGLGFIGSHTVVELQNSGFEVVIIDNLSNSSEDVLPRIVNITGKKPIFEKFDLRDKQAVIDFFQRHHDIAGMIHFAASKAVGESVEKPLLYYENNLTTLVYLLQELSKKEKAHFIFSSSCTVYGQADELPITENAPVKKAESPYGNTKQIGEEIIADTCKVTPHLQAISLRYFNPIGAHPSAEIGELPIGVPQNLVPFITQTGIGLREKLSVFGDDYPTPDGTCIRDYIHVVDLAKAHVVALQRLLEGKNTENYEVFNVGTGTGSSVLEVINSFERVSGEKLNYQIVGRRAGDITAAYANTDKANNVLGWKSKSTLDEAMASAWKWEKKVRGK, encoded by the coding sequence ATGAAAAAAATAGTTGTAACTGGCGGATTGGGATTTATCGGTTCGCATACAGTAGTAGAGTTGCAAAACTCAGGTTTTGAAGTAGTTATTATTGATAATTTATCAAATTCATCGGAAGATGTACTTCCACGTATTGTAAACATCACGGGGAAAAAGCCAATTTTTGAAAAGTTCGATTTGCGTGATAAACAAGCAGTTATTGATTTTTTCCAGAGACATCACGATATTGCAGGAATGATTCACTTTGCAGCATCGAAGGCAGTTGGAGAAAGCGTGGAAAAACCTTTGTTGTATTATGAAAATAACTTAACCACTTTGGTTTATCTTCTGCAAGAATTGAGCAAAAAAGAAAAAGCACATTTTATATTTAGTTCATCTTGTACGGTTTACGGTCAGGCCGATGAACTTCCGATTACAGAAAATGCACCTGTGAAAAAAGCGGAATCTCCTTACGGAAATACCAAACAAATCGGGGAAGAAATCATTGCCGATACGTGTAAGGTAACCCCTCATTTACAGGCAATTTCTTTACGATATTTTAATCCGATTGGAGCACACCCTTCTGCCGAAATTGGCGAATTGCCCATAGGAGTTCCACAAAATTTAGTGCCTTTCATTACTCAAACAGGTATAGGTTTGCGTGAAAAATTGTCTGTTTTTGGTGATGACTATCCAACACCTGACGGAACTTGTATTCGTGATTATATTCACGTGGTGGATTTGGCAAAAGCTCACGTGGTGGCTTTGCAACGCTTGTTGGAAGGCAAAAACACTGAAAATTACGAAGTTTTCAACGTTGGAACAGGAACAGGAAGTAGCGTTTTGGAAGTAATCAATAGTTTTGAGCGAGTTTCAGGCGAGAAACTGAATTATCAAATCGTGGGTAGACGTGCGGGTGATATTACCGCTGCTTACGCAAATACGGATAAAGCCAATAACGTACTCGGCTGGAAATCAAAATCTACATTAGACGAGGCAATGGCTTCAGCTTGGAAATGGGAAAAGAAAGTTAGAGGTAAATAA
- a CDS encoding mechanosensitive ion channel family protein: MNHFTAEDFEKLLKGWITELINFVPALVGAIVAFIAGRYIIRFLLNLTKKLMIRREVDVTLQTFLLQLIKWTLHIALFLIIIQIIGVPATQFFAILASAGVAIGLALQGSLSNFAGGIMILIFKPFKVGDNIEAKGERGTVKRIGLVSTTLNKFNNEEVIIPNGPLFGDSIINYTREDKRRVKVLVGIGYSSDLQKAKEILLDIAKSDKRAFEEPAPSVFVEELADSSVNISVRFWCNNDDYWDCYFSAIESVKTRFDAEGIEIPFPQRVLNIVSDTSKS; this comes from the coding sequence ATGAATCATTTTACAGCAGAAGATTTTGAAAAATTATTGAAGGGGTGGATTACTGAACTCATTAATTTTGTTCCAGCATTAGTTGGAGCAATCGTCGCTTTTATTGCGGGTAGATATATAATTCGTTTTTTGTTAAATCTCACTAAAAAGTTAATGATAAGAAGAGAGGTTGATGTTACTTTACAAACCTTTCTTTTACAATTAATTAAATGGACTCTTCATATAGCATTGTTTTTAATAATTATTCAGATTATTGGGGTTCCAGCAACACAATTTTTCGCTATTTTAGCCAGTGCAGGTGTTGCTATTGGTTTGGCTTTACAAGGTTCCTTATCAAATTTTGCAGGAGGAATTATGATATTGATTTTCAAGCCTTTTAAGGTAGGAGATAACATTGAAGCCAAAGGCGAAAGAGGTACTGTAAAGCGTATTGGGTTGGTTTCTACCACATTAAATAAATTTAATAATGAGGAAGTTATCATTCCTAATGGTCCTCTTTTTGGAGATAGTATCATTAACTATACCCGTGAAGATAAAAGAAGAGTAAAGGTATTAGTTGGTATTGGTTATAGTTCTGACCTTCAGAAGGCTAAAGAAATTTTGTTGGATATTGCCAAAAGTGATAAACGTGCTTTTGAAGAACCTGCTCCGTCTGTTTTTGTTGAAGAATTGGCAGATAGTTCGGTAAATATTTCGGTACGTTTTTGGTGTAATAATGATGACTATTGGGATTGCTATTTTAGTGCTATTGAGTCAGTTAAGACACGATTTGATGCCGAAGGTATCGAAATTCCTTTTCCACAAAGGGTTCTCAATATTGTGAGCGATACTAGCAAATCTTAA
- a CDS encoding TolB family protein translates to MKKILIIFMSLLGTLVYSSCSKEDNGGGGASSLNNLPGTLYIEFATDGIRSYNFKTGKLFKVTKTDRGPGVTGYDFSHGSKEIALSIGTSRTFDSYQDKQTFIMRPFEGKYTWYSTISDPNGIPSKGNIFGFKYQYNGISPEGEFYREAPIRVSPNKRYIAVDGNYWENRGILLLDTQTGKLLAEFYTSKADLDYQFTPVWTLNNELFFAIRGVLYRWKEDYGIQTEQVLNINNGNGASYVAVNPQGTRVAFRYKEHLWIQNIDGSGLQQITTSPPSGSSKADGEYQPVFSPDGKYIAFVGSPTIGRMWTDYDPLQPRLPHVTVVGGAYGYVFIIPDNNKLYDLKDPTSGAIMIKDNYGYSVAGYFSNMIWR, encoded by the coding sequence ATGAAAAAGATATTAATAATATTTATGAGCCTTTTAGGGACATTGGTGTATAGTTCTTGTTCTAAAGAGGACAATGGAGGAGGTGGGGCATCGTCATTAAATAATTTGCCCGGAACATTATACATCGAATTTGCTACTGATGGCATCCGTTCGTACAATTTTAAAACAGGAAAGCTCTTTAAAGTAACCAAAACGGACAGAGGACCAGGAGTTACAGGTTATGATTTCTCCCACGGAAGCAAGGAAATAGCATTGTCGATAGGTACAAGCCGTACTTTTGACTCCTATCAAGATAAGCAAACTTTTATAATGCGACCTTTTGAGGGGAAATATACGTGGTACAGTACGATTTCCGACCCCAATGGAATACCTTCTAAGGGAAATATTTTTGGTTTCAAATATCAGTATAATGGTATTAGCCCCGAAGGAGAATTCTATCGCGAAGCCCCAATACGGGTTTCTCCCAATAAAAGATACATCGCCGTAGATGGCAACTATTGGGAAAACAGAGGCATACTCCTATTAGACACGCAAACGGGGAAACTTTTAGCTGAGTTTTATACCTCTAAAGCGGATTTAGACTACCAATTTACTCCTGTTTGGACACTTAATAATGAGCTATTTTTTGCTATCAGGGGGGTGTTGTATCGCTGGAAAGAAGATTATGGAATACAAACAGAACAGGTTTTGAACATCAATAATGGTAATGGAGCGAGTTATGTGGCTGTAAATCCGCAGGGAACACGAGTTGCTTTCCGATACAAAGAACATCTATGGATACAGAATATTGACGGAAGTGGATTGCAACAGATTACCACCAGTCCACCATCAGGAAGTTCTAAAGCCGACGGAGAGTATCAGCCTGTATTTTCACCCGATGGGAAGTATATTGCTTTTGTAGGTTCACCTACAATCGGTCGGATGTGGACAGATTATGACCCTTTGCAACCACGTTTGCCTCACGTTACTGTAGTTGGCGGAGCGTATGGATATGTATTTATCATTCCTGATAACAACAAACTCTACGATTTGAAAGACCCCACCAGCGGAGCCATAATGATTAAAGACAATTATGGTTATTCTGTGGCAGGTTATTTCAGTAATATGATTTGGAGGTAG
- a CDS encoding TolB family protein — translation MKKMILLFRIMLLAFLSSCSKEGESSAGAHNLSGNLFIQFTDEVSVYNLTDNKYTEKVAKVSSTQVLQTYDVSWDTSKVLFTLDVQGFNHKRIVYRSISDPVTHQEVKTDGKNIHDFEYEWGDVITLDAFISPNEKYIALEGQGYSDMPMIIIEADKDNEVGRCNPSNVKYYDWGKPVWTLDNTLYVQVGNSVYKMSPADGYKTYQKVCSADGGGSYRVNPQGTKFVYYKDKHLWLCNIDGSNRKQITTSKTYDWASWDGEGFPTFSPDGKYIAFTSRGSRGMAWSDHDYPDGSWVGAVGGKFGYISVIPANGKLYNLDDKNSGAISLTRSGNRGIPCDGHLVWRR, via the coding sequence ATGAAAAAGATGATTTTATTATTCAGAATAATGTTATTGGCTTTCTTGTCATCTTGTTCCAAAGAAGGCGAATCAAGTGCAGGAGCACATAATCTTAGCGGGAACTTATTCATTCAGTTTACCGACGAGGTGTCTGTATATAATCTAACGGATAATAAATATACTGAAAAAGTAGCAAAAGTAAGTTCGACACAAGTTTTACAAACGTATGATGTGTCGTGGGATACTTCAAAGGTGCTTTTTACCCTTGATGTACAAGGATTTAATCATAAACGTATTGTATATAGGAGCATTAGCGACCCTGTAACGCATCAAGAAGTAAAAACCGATGGGAAAAATATCCACGATTTTGAATACGAATGGGGAGATGTAATCACCCTTGATGCCTTTATTTCTCCTAATGAGAAGTATATTGCATTGGAAGGACAGGGATATTCGGATATGCCTATGATTATCATCGAAGCGGATAAGGATAACGAAGTAGGTCGTTGCAATCCGTCCAATGTAAAGTATTACGACTGGGGAAAACCCGTTTGGACGTTGGATAATACGTTATACGTACAGGTGGGCAATTCGGTTTACAAGATGAGTCCTGCCGACGGATATAAAACGTATCAAAAAGTCTGTTCTGCCGATGGAGGCGGTTCGTACAGAGTGAATCCACAAGGAACAAAGTTTGTTTATTATAAGGATAAACATTTGTGGCTTTGCAATATTGACGGTAGCAATCGCAAACAAATTACCACTAGTAAAACCTACGATTGGGCAAGTTGGGACGGTGAAGGTTTTCCTACATTCTCCCCTGACGGTAAATACATTGCTTTTACCTCGCGAGGCTCTCGTGGTATGGCGTGGAGTGACCACGATTATCCTGATGGTTCGTGGGTAGGAGCGGTAGGTGGAAAATTTGGCTATATATCTGTGATTCCTGCCAATGGGAAGCTCTACAACCTTGACGATAAAAACAGCGGAGCCATCTCCCTAACCAGAAGCGGAAATAGAGGTATTCCTTGTGATGGGCATTTGGTTTGGAGGAGATAA